A single Perca flavescens isolate YP-PL-M2 chromosome 2, PFLA_1.0, whole genome shotgun sequence DNA region contains:
- the bdh2 gene encoding dehydrogenase/reductase SDR family member 6 gives MGRLNGKVIVLSAAAQGIGRAAAIAFAKEGALVTATDINGEKLKELDGIPGIKTKIVDVTKKDQVEALAKEHDHVDVLFNVAGFVHHGSILDCEEADWDFTMNVNVRSMYLMSKAFLPKMLAKKSGNIINMASVASSIKGVVNRCVYSTSKAAVIGLTKSIAADFIDQGIRCNCVCPGTVDTPSLRGRIQAQPDPEQSYKDFMARQKTGRMCTAEEVAYLCVYLASDESAYVTGTEQIIDGGWRL, from the exons ATGGGTCGCCTCAATGGGAAAGTGATTGTGTTGTCAGCTGCCGCTCAGGGGATTGGACGTGCTGCAGCAATA GCATTTGCAAAGGAGGGCGCTCTAGTCACAGCAACGGACATCAATGGAGAGAAGCTGAAAGAGCTGGACGGCATTCCTG GGATAAAGACCAAGATCGTGGATGTAACTAAGAAAGACCAAGTCGAAGCCCTGGCCAAGGAGCATGACCACGTAGATGTGCTGTTCAATGTTGCTGG GTTTGTGCACCACGGCTCCATCTTGGACTGCGAAGAGGCCGACTGGGACTTCACCATGAACGTGAATGTCCGGAGCATGTACCTCATGAGCAAGGCTTTCCTACCTAAG ATGTTGGCAAAGAAGTCAGGAAACATTATTAACATGGCATCTGTTGCATCAAGCATAAAAG GTGTTGTGAACCGGTGTGTCTATAGTACCTCCAAGGCTGCAGTCATTGGGCTCACGAAATCTATAGCGGCTGATTTCATTGATCAAGGCATTCGCTGTAATTGTGTTTGTCCTG GTACTGTTGATACTCCATCACTAAGGGGTAGGATCCAGGCCCAACCTGACCCAGAACAG TCTTACAAGGATTTCATGGCAAGACAGAAAACTGGCAGAATGTGCACAGCTGAAGAGGTAGCATACCTGTGCGTGTACCTGGCCTCAGATGAG TCTGCCTATGTGACTGGGACAGAGCAAATCATCGATGGAGGATGGAGACTCTGA